In Paenacidovorax monticola, the genomic window GCAACGGCGGCCGCCGCCGCTCCATGAACGAGATCAACATGGTGCCGTTCATCGACGTGATGCTGGTGCTGCTCATCATCTTCATGGTGACGGCGCCGATGCTCACGCCCAGCTCGGTCAACGTGCCGTCCGTCGGCAAGGGCGCCAAGGTGCCCAAGACCCGGGCCGACGTGATCGTGGAAAAGGACGGCAGCGTGCGCTTCAAGGCCGACGGCAACGAGCGCACCGTTCCCGTCCAGAGCCTCGGGGCCACGGCCAAGAACTGGCTCAAGGACCAGCCTGAAGACACCCCGTGCTGATCAGCGCGGACAAGAACGTTTCCTACGACGCGGTCATGAAGGCCATGTCCGCCCTGCAAAGCGCGGGTGTCCCGCGGGTCGCGCTGGCCGTGAAGGCCGGCAACTGACGCGCTCGCCCCCGACGCCTTCACTGCATGCACGCCCACAACGACCGCGACCAATTCGCCCCGCCCCGCCCGCCCGGGCGCCTGCGCGCCATTTCGCTGGCGGTGCTGGCGCATGTGGTGCTGCTGGGAGCGCTGACCTGGGGCGTGAAGTGGAAGACCAGCGCCGACCAGCCCGCCGTGGAGGCCGAGCTGTGGTCCGCCGTGCCCCAGCAGGCCGCGCCGCGCGAGGTGGCGCCGCCGCCTCCGCCAGCCCCCGAGCCCGAGCCCCCAGGCCGGCACCGGCTCCGCCCCGCCGCCGCCTCCGCCCCCCGGCAGGTCGAGCCCGACACGCGCGAGGCCGACATCGCCATCGAGCGCGAGAAGAAGCGCCTGGAGCAGGAGAAGAAGCTGCGCCAGCAGCAGATCGAACGCGAGAAGCGCGAGCGTGAGCGCAAGGAAGAAGAGCGCCGCGAACGCCTGGAGCAGGAGAAGAAAGAGCGCCTGGAACAGGAAAAGAAGGAGCGCCTGCAAAAGGAAAAGGCCGAGCGCGAGAAAGAACAGCGCGAGAAGCTTGCCGAGCAGAAGAAGACCGAGCAGGAGAAACAGAAGAAGCTGGCCGAGGACAAGCGCAAGGCCGAAGCCGAGGCCAAGCGCCTGGAGGAGCAGCGCCAGGCCAACCTGCGCCGCATGCAAGGCCTGGCCGGCGCCACGGGCGGCGAGACCGCCACCGGCACCGCCCAGCGCAGCTCGGGCCCTTCTGGCAGCTACGGCGGCAAGGTGGCCGCCAAGGTCAGACCCAATATCGTCTACCCCGACGCGATCTCCGGCAACCCGCGCGCCGTGGTCGAGGTACGAGCCGCCCCCGACGGCACCATCGTGGGCCGGCGCCTCATCCAGTCGAGCGGCAACAAGGCCTGGGACGAGGCGGTGCTGCGCGCGCTGGACAAGACGGAGACCCTGCCGCGCGATGTGGACGGCCGCGTGCCCTCCTCGCTCGAAATCGGCTTCCGCCCCCAGGACTGAACGCCCCAACGAAAAAGAGGCCCTCGCGGGCCTCTTTTTTTGGGCGATGGCAGGCGGCGCTCAGTCGCGCTGCTCGATCATGCGGTTGATGCGTAGCGCGCCCAGCGTGCACAGCACGCCCGACAGCAGGTACAGCGACACCGCCACGAGGCCGAAGCGGGCCGACAGCCCCAGTGCCACCAGCGGTGCGAATGCGGCGCCAATGAGCCAGGCCAGGTCCGCCGACAGCGCCGCGCCCGTATAGCGGTAGCGCGTGGAGAAGTTGGCCGTGACGGTGCCCGAGGCCTGGCCGTACGACAGGCCCAGCAGGACAAAGCCCACCAGCAGGAACACGTTGTTGCCCGCCGGGCCGGAACTGAGCAGCCAGGGGGTCACCAGGCTGAACAGGCCGATCAGCACGGCCATGGAGCCCAGCAGGTTGCGCCGCCCCACGCGGTCCGACAGCCAGCCGGACCCCACGATGGCCCCGGCGGCAAGGAACGCCCCCACGATCTGCACGCCCAG contains:
- the tolA gene encoding cell envelope integrity protein TolA, coding for MHAHNDRDQFAPPRPPGRLRAISLAVLAHVVLLGALTWGVKWKTSADQPAVEAELWSAVPQQAAPREVAPPPPPAPEPEPPGRHRLRPAAASAPRQVEPDTREADIAIEREKKRLEQEKKLRQQQIEREKRERERKEEERRERLEQEKKERLEQEKKERLQKEKAEREKEQREKLAEQKKTEQEKQKKLAEDKRKAEAEAKRLEEQRQANLRRMQGLAGATGGETATGTAQRSSGPSGSYGGKVAAKVRPNIVYPDAISGNPRAVVEVRAAPDGTIVGRRLIQSSGNKAWDEAVLRALDKTETLPRDVDGRVPSSLEIGFRPQD